A part of Brachybacterium faecium DSM 4810 genomic DNA contains:
- a CDS encoding PDK repeat-containing protein (PFAM: PKD domain; Laminin G domain), with the protein MVQAMRRLSRSAGRVLALLLTIAVIGAGLMVLTRPRAEADEAALPSPPPLLQREENVVTSDPIPTVQIDNGYVWSQATIGTTVYAVGDFDNARAPMANPGTQLTARSNVLAYDIETGALLPFAPQVNGVVKAVAASPDGSRIYIGGSFTSVNGQARWNMAALDAATGELISSFKPAIGGTGVYALVADGSMVYAGGLFTQGNGTPRKNLAAFNAANGALMPWAPETDLQVDAMVADPGGDKIVVGGRFSRVNGNTRMRGAAAVDRSTGAVDTDWELVQTVKNGATNGKAGIFSLAADDSAVYGTGWVYAGVTIGNLEGTFAAEADSGDVRWIADCLGDHYGVYSTGETVYTTSHTHACSTMGLHPEQSPREHRYAEAYTADVRGTLGRNPHAGGTYQNWEGTPAPSAYAWYPDFYVGTTTGMGQAGLSITGVGDTISIAGEFQGVNQGRFEGIVRFSTDPPNGAKDGPRLSSSNWQPSASSAAPGRTRISIPANWDRDDLTLTYELRRAGSSDPVATLTKDSTWWNQPTVILEDTTAVPGTSPAYTVVARDGDGNSRTSAPVTVTVAAGTAAAYTDAVLDDDPILYYPLGSTLQDWAGTTPATAGSGVSAGTPGIPNSDTGHSELSGSSSGRISSSARVDVGTEFSTELWFRTTTGQGGKLLGYGDSASGTSGSYDRHLYMQNNGRLVFGVYPGEVRTVQSPERYDDGQWHHAVATLSAAGQQLYVDGELVASDPSTSSAQAYRGYWRIGGDSLSGWPDRPSSDFFRGSVDEVAVYDRALTSAQISAHYAVGAGIEPPEADFEVSTDGAEVAVDAIGSSAAGDATIVEYRWDFGDGTPTVTGATASHTYEATGTFTVTLTVRDSNGLLDSFSREVPVLGPNAPPTAAFSVDAAGLSVTADGAASHDPDGTVASYEWDWGDGTTSTGAVSSHAYASAGDYTITLTVTDDRDAEAEASQVLTVTHDDPVARFSTTASGRSITADAGESTASDGASLEYTWDWGDSSTSSGAVGTHAYAEDGVYEITLNVTDSLGATAQTSQSVTVAAEALAASDTFSRTVSSGWGAADEGGTWTPVGGSASAGSVEDGVGRLTFAPGNGQSMVLPATSVAQSSTEMTYTLEGAPSTGAVYVGTEARYVSGSSYRTLVWHRVDGTSWLLIQRNGAIIASQPGAPGSWEAGSSFHLRAEVVGEAEPSIRMKVWPAGSAEPSGWQLETTDTAAEALTDAGASAVYAYRAGSGSGAAPVTVDDYRLRDLSGPQPQPPNEAPVASFTSSISGRMVTVDGSTSTDADGSIVTYAWTFGDGETASGVTANHEYAAAGSYTVTLTVTDDDGESHTATSTVVATDEVHAASDTFERTTTAGWGTADVGGAWSVRGGAASMAETTDGDGVLTLRPADGLSMVLPATDLGDSSTAVSYTLTGAPSTGAAYVGIESRFDGSSTYRSTVWHRADGTVWLLVQRNGAVIASQPLTGRTWGAGDTFRLRTEVTGDSTTTVRLKLWSGGAVEPPSWQLEVTDDESSAETASGSAGLYAYRAGSGTGQTSVRFDDLAVKAAGSDDVNMLRSSQNEEPVGNAPDREGSVSAPTGGPDGDEDEPVEETADPEGADVETDAVAPESSGAVAPDDGSAEAADDEEAAAPEDEADGALESDADVEPDADADADADADADADADAEGKADSDSDTVAEPEADAEADSEAEREEDDASEEGHAADDSASGDDFERDDAPTWGGNARGDQWLIEGVPSSAATIEDGAGRIALEPGDEGTALLEGTDIADGIFEAEFRVEEGAEPAGSDVGIAARASKQGGYHVVAHADVGGAITLRLLAEGEVLASQMVEGLHLEAGASYTMRLSVSGTEQTGVNAMLWKSGEEEPDEWQLTATVDAEQLSRSGRAGLVIGRSDEAQAPSAVSVERFEAVASA; encoded by the coding sequence ATGGTGCAGGCAATGCGTCGGTTGTCGAGAAGCGCGGGCAGGGTGCTCGCCCTCCTCCTGACGATCGCGGTCATCGGAGCGGGGCTCATGGTCCTCACCCGTCCCCGTGCAGAAGCGGATGAGGCTGCGCTGCCCTCCCCGCCTCCGCTGCTCCAGAGGGAGGAGAACGTCGTCACCTCGGACCCGATCCCGACAGTGCAGATCGACAACGGGTACGTCTGGTCCCAGGCCACCATCGGCACCACCGTGTACGCGGTAGGCGACTTCGACAACGCACGGGCACCGATGGCGAACCCGGGCACCCAGCTGACCGCGCGCTCGAACGTGCTCGCCTACGACATCGAGACCGGGGCGCTGCTCCCCTTCGCACCGCAGGTCAACGGGGTCGTCAAGGCAGTCGCCGCTTCCCCCGACGGCAGCCGGATCTACATCGGCGGCTCCTTCACCTCGGTCAACGGCCAGGCGCGATGGAACATGGCCGCGCTCGACGCGGCGACCGGCGAGCTGATCTCGAGCTTCAAGCCCGCCATCGGAGGGACTGGGGTCTATGCCCTGGTCGCCGATGGCTCGATGGTCTATGCAGGAGGGCTCTTCACTCAGGGCAACGGGACGCCGCGCAAGAATCTTGCAGCGTTCAACGCCGCCAACGGCGCCCTCATGCCCTGGGCGCCGGAGACGGACCTCCAGGTCGACGCCATGGTCGCCGATCCCGGGGGCGACAAGATCGTCGTCGGTGGCCGGTTCTCTCGCGTCAACGGCAACACGAGGATGCGCGGCGCGGCTGCAGTGGATCGCAGCACAGGCGCTGTGGACACCGACTGGGAACTGGTCCAGACGGTCAAGAACGGTGCGACGAACGGCAAGGCGGGCATCTTCTCGCTGGCCGCAGATGATTCCGCCGTCTACGGCACGGGCTGGGTCTACGCCGGAGTGACGATCGGCAACCTCGAGGGAACCTTCGCCGCGGAGGCCGATTCCGGAGACGTCCGATGGATCGCCGACTGCCTCGGTGACCACTACGGCGTCTACTCCACCGGAGAGACGGTCTACACCACGAGCCACACCCACGCCTGCTCGACGATGGGCCTCCATCCCGAACAGAGCCCCCGCGAGCATCGCTATGCCGAGGCCTACACCGCGGACGTGCGCGGCACCCTCGGCCGGAACCCGCACGCCGGCGGCACCTACCAGAACTGGGAGGGCACCCCGGCTCCCTCGGCGTACGCCTGGTACCCCGATTTCTACGTCGGCACCACGACCGGGATGGGGCAGGCCGGTCTCTCGATCACCGGGGTCGGCGACACGATCTCGATCGCCGGAGAGTTCCAAGGCGTGAACCAGGGGCGCTTCGAGGGCATCGTCCGCTTCTCCACCGATCCGCCGAACGGTGCGAAGGACGGGCCCCGTCTCAGCTCGAGCAATTGGCAGCCCTCCGCCTCCTCGGCCGCTCCGGGAAGGACCAGGATCTCCATCCCGGCCAACTGGGACCGCGACGACCTCACACTGACCTATGAGCTCCGGCGAGCCGGGAGCAGCGATCCCGTGGCGACGCTGACCAAGGACTCGACGTGGTGGAACCAGCCCACGGTGATCCTCGAGGACACCACGGCCGTCCCGGGCACCTCGCCCGCATACACCGTCGTGGCACGAGACGGTGACGGCAACAGTCGAACGAGCGCACCGGTCACGGTGACCGTGGCCGCGGGGACTGCAGCGGCGTACACGGACGCCGTGCTCGACGACGACCCGATCCTCTACTACCCGCTCGGCTCCACCTTGCAGGACTGGGCGGGGACCACCCCCGCGACTGCAGGCAGCGGCGTCTCGGCGGGTACTCCCGGCATCCCGAACTCCGACACCGGTCATTCCGAGCTCAGCGGCAGCTCGTCGGGCCGCATCTCCTCGAGCGCGCGCGTCGACGTCGGGACGGAGTTCTCCACCGAGCTGTGGTTCCGCACGACCACGGGTCAGGGTGGGAAGCTGCTCGGGTACGGGGATTCCGCTTCCGGAACTTCCGGCAGCTATGACCGCCACCTGTACATGCAGAACAACGGTCGTCTCGTGTTCGGGGTCTATCCCGGCGAGGTACGGACTGTCCAGAGCCCCGAGAGATACGACGACGGACAATGGCACCACGCGGTCGCCACGCTGAGCGCCGCGGGGCAGCAGCTGTACGTGGACGGAGAACTCGTCGCCTCCGACCCATCGACCTCCTCGGCCCAGGCGTACCGAGGGTACTGGCGGATCGGTGGTGACAGCCTCAGCGGCTGGCCGGACCGCCCGTCCTCCGACTTCTTCCGGGGGTCGGTCGACGAGGTTGCTGTCTACGATCGTGCTCTCACGTCGGCGCAGATCAGCGCCCACTACGCCGTCGGTGCCGGGATCGAGCCGCCCGAGGCCGATTTCGAGGTATCCACCGATGGTGCAGAGGTCGCGGTGGACGCCATCGGCTCTTCGGCCGCGGGTGACGCGACGATCGTTGAGTACCGCTGGGACTTCGGCGACGGCACCCCCACCGTCACCGGCGCGACGGCGTCCCACACCTACGAGGCCACGGGGACGTTCACTGTGACCCTCACCGTCCGGGACAGCAACGGACTGCTCGACTCCTTCTCCCGCGAGGTCCCGGTGCTCGGTCCGAACGCTCCGCCGACGGCTGCCTTCTCAGTGGACGCGGCAGGCCTGAGCGTGACCGCGGACGGCGCCGCATCACATGATCCCGACGGGACCGTGGCCTCGTACGAGTGGGACTGGGGCGACGGCACCACCTCGACCGGCGCTGTCTCCTCACATGCCTATGCGAGTGCCGGCGACTACACCATCACGCTCACTGTCACCGATGACCGCGACGCCGAGGCCGAGGCCTCGCAGGTCCTCACCGTGACCCACGATGACCCCGTGGCACGGTTCTCGACGACCGCCAGCGGGCGCTCGATCACAGCGGACGCGGGAGAGTCGACGGCGTCCGACGGCGCCTCGCTCGAGTACACCTGGGACTGGGGGGATTCGAGCACCTCGAGTGGTGCCGTCGGCACCCACGCCTATGCCGAAGACGGCGTCTACGAGATCACGCTGAACGTCACCGATTCCCTCGGCGCCACCGCGCAGACCTCGCAGTCCGTCACGGTGGCGGCTGAGGCCCTCGCCGCCTCCGACACCTTCTCCCGCACCGTGAGCAGCGGGTGGGGAGCAGCCGATGAAGGAGGGACATGGACCCCGGTGGGCGGCAGCGCTTCGGCGGGCTCCGTCGAAGACGGGGTCGGTCGGCTGACCTTCGCGCCCGGGAACGGTCAGAGCATGGTTCTCCCCGCGACATCCGTGGCGCAGAGCAGCACCGAGATGACGTACACGCTCGAAGGGGCGCCGTCCACCGGTGCTGTCTACGTCGGCACCGAAGCGCGGTACGTCAGCGGAAGCAGCTATCGCACCCTCGTCTGGCACCGTGTGGACGGTACCTCCTGGCTGCTCATCCAGCGCAACGGGGCGATCATCGCCTCGCAGCCCGGGGCGCCGGGCTCGTGGGAGGCGGGGAGCTCTTTCCACCTCCGTGCCGAGGTTGTCGGCGAGGCCGAGCCCAGCATTCGGATGAAGGTCTGGCCTGCTGGCTCCGCCGAACCTTCCGGCTGGCAGCTCGAGACCACCGATACCGCCGCTGAGGCCCTCACCGATGCCGGTGCCTCCGCGGTGTATGCCTACCGGGCCGGCTCGGGATCGGGCGCAGCCCCTGTCACGGTCGACGACTACCGACTTCGCGACCTCAGCGGTCCGCAGCCCCAGCCGCCCAACGAGGCTCCGGTCGCCTCGTTCACCAGCTCGATCTCCGGGAGGATGGTGACGGTCGACGGCAGCACGTCGACCGACGCCGACGGTTCGATCGTCACCTACGCGTGGACGTTCGGGGACGGCGAGACCGCCTCGGGAGTGACGGCGAACCATGAGTACGCCGCCGCCGGCTCGTACACCGTGACCCTCACCGTGACCGACGATGACGGGGAATCCCACACCGCGACCTCCACCGTGGTCGCGACCGACGAGGTGCATGCCGCGTCGGACACCTTCGAGCGCACGACGACCGCGGGCTGGGGCACGGCCGACGTCGGTGGCGCGTGGAGCGTCAGAGGTGGTGCTGCCAGCATGGCCGAGACGACAGATGGCGACGGGGTGCTGACGCTGCGGCCAGCGGATGGACTCAGCATGGTGCTGCCGGCCACGGACCTCGGTGACAGTTCCACCGCGGTCTCCTACACACTCACCGGTGCTCCATCCACGGGTGCTGCCTACGTCGGGATCGAGTCCCGGTTCGACGGCTCCAGCACCTATCGGTCGACGGTCTGGCACCGAGCCGACGGCACCGTCTGGCTGCTCGTCCAGCGCAATGGGGCTGTCATCGCCTCGCAGCCGTTGACGGGCCGCACCTGGGGTGCCGGGGACACCTTCCGCCTCCGCACGGAGGTGACCGGCGACAGCACGACGACGGTCCGCCTCAAGCTTTGGAGCGGCGGAGCGGTGGAGCCTCCCAGCTGGCAGCTGGAGGTGACGGATGACGAAAGTTCCGCTGAGACAGCTTCGGGGTCGGCGGGTCTCTACGCCTACAGGGCGGGAAGCGGAACGGGCCAGACGTCAGTTCGTTTCGACGATCTCGCGGTGAAGGCCGCCGGTTCCGACGATGTGAACATGCTTCGCTCGAGCCAGAACGAGGAGCCCGTCGGCAACGCTCCCGATCGCGAGGGCTCCGTGTCCGCGCCGACAGGAGGGCCCGACGGCGACGAGGACGAGCCGGTCGAGGAGACGGCCGATCCGGAGGGTGCCGATGTCGAGACCGACGCGGTTGCTCCCGAGAGCTCGGGGGCGGTGGCTCCGGACGACGGATCCGCGGAGGCGGCGGACGATGAGGAAGCCGCAGCCCCGGAGGACGAGGCTGATGGTGCGCTGGAGAGCGACGCAGATGTCGAGCCTGACGCTGACGCTGACGCTGACGCTGACGCTGACGCTGACGCTGACGCTGACGCTGAGGGGAAGGCTGACTCCGACTCCGACACCGTGGCTGAACCGGAGGCTGACGCCGAGGCCGATAGTGAGGCGGAGCGTGAGGAAGATGACGCTTCTGAGGAGGGCCACGCCGCAGACGACAGTGCGAGCGGTGACGACTTTGAGCGCGACGATGCTCCGACATGGGGTGGCAACGCGCGCGGTGATCAGTGGCTGATCGAGGGGGTCCCCTCCTCGGCGGCGACCATCGAAGACGGTGCCGGCCGAATTGCTCTCGAACCTGGCGATGAGGGCACAGCGCTGCTGGAGGGCACCGATATCGCAGACGGTATTTTCGAGGCGGAGTTCCGCGTCGAGGAGGGCGCAGAGCCCGCTGGCAGCGATGTCGGAATCGCCGCGAGGGCCTCGAAGCAGGGCGGGTACCACGTAGTCGCCCATGCCGATGTGGGTGGAGCGATCACGCTGCGCCTGCTCGCCGAAGGCGAGGTTCTCGCCTCCCAGATGGTTGAGGGGCTGCACCTGGAAGCTGGGGCCTCGTACACGATGCGCCTGTCCGTGTCCGGCACGGAGCAGACTGGTGTGAATGCGATGCTTTGGAAGAGTGGAGAAGAGGAGCCTGATGAGTGGCAGCTCACGGCCACGGTCGACGCAGAACAGCTCTCGCGCAGTGGTCGCGCCGGCCTCGTCATCGGACGGAGTGATGAAGCACAGGCACCATCCGCCGTCTCGGTCGAACGGTTCGAGGCGGTGGCCTCCGCATAG
- a CDS encoding capsular exopolysaccharide biosynthesis protein (PFAM: Chain length determinant protein~TIGRFAM: capsular exopolysaccharide family), translating into MSEQKTSMRSLLAAIRKFWWLVAVLALAGGAASFAYAAAQTPLYQATSSLHFALDQGASAVDLNQGSAYTQSQMLSYAQLVEGSRVLEPVIDELGLDTTPRELARSIQVTIPQDTVTLKITATTEGPESSAELATSISEHLIDEVQEIAPRNPEGGSTITVVVYDGAVAPEHQSSPDKTKAAALGLGAGAVAGIAAAFLVVAVDTRLRNEDQLASATGIPVLGAVSRSPLLAHRSIATIQQRLSRTTEEFLRIRSALTYVNVASEVKVLLITACKPGEGKSTISVNLAMALASEEDSVLLIDADLRRPRAHEYAGVDGAVGLTNVLSGEVDLDVATYRFPGTALDLLPAGTIPPNPAELLTSAAMKDLVAAVSHRYRYVILDTPPVLSVADANLLSPLADGTIVTVDAQKTRRVSLAQTTKILTGGGARILGTVLNRARPVRDRDGYYSETRG; encoded by the coding sequence ATGAGTGAGCAGAAAACGTCGATGCGCTCGTTGCTCGCGGCCATACGGAAGTTTTGGTGGCTGGTAGCGGTCCTGGCGCTTGCCGGTGGGGCGGCGTCCTTCGCATACGCAGCGGCGCAGACACCTCTGTACCAGGCGACCTCGTCCCTCCACTTCGCGCTTGACCAGGGCGCCTCTGCCGTCGACCTGAACCAAGGATCCGCGTACACCCAGAGTCAGATGCTCTCCTACGCCCAGCTCGTGGAGGGGTCGCGTGTGCTGGAACCGGTGATCGACGAACTCGGCTTGGACACCACCCCGAGAGAGCTGGCCCGGTCGATCCAGGTGACGATCCCCCAGGACACGGTGACCCTGAAGATCACCGCGACGACAGAAGGTCCGGAGAGCTCGGCGGAGCTCGCCACCTCGATCAGTGAGCATCTCATCGACGAGGTCCAGGAGATCGCGCCCAGGAATCCCGAGGGCGGATCGACGATCACCGTGGTCGTCTACGATGGCGCGGTCGCGCCGGAGCACCAGTCCTCTCCTGACAAGACGAAGGCTGCGGCACTTGGTCTGGGGGCAGGCGCTGTAGCCGGTATAGCGGCGGCGTTCCTCGTCGTCGCCGTGGACACCCGACTGCGCAACGAGGATCAGCTTGCGAGCGCGACCGGTATTCCCGTGCTGGGTGCTGTCTCGCGATCCCCACTGCTCGCGCACCGTTCGATCGCAACGATCCAGCAGCGACTCAGTCGCACCACGGAGGAGTTCCTCCGCATCCGTTCCGCGCTTACCTATGTGAATGTCGCCTCTGAGGTGAAGGTTCTCCTGATCACTGCATGCAAGCCGGGCGAAGGCAAGTCGACGATCTCCGTCAACCTGGCGATGGCGCTGGCGAGCGAGGAGGACTCCGTACTACTTATCGATGCAGATCTGCGCCGACCGCGTGCTCACGAGTATGCAGGGGTTGACGGCGCTGTGGGACTCACGAACGTGCTCTCGGGGGAGGTTGATCTCGATGTCGCGACATACCGGTTCCCGGGGACCGCTCTGGACCTGCTGCCGGCCGGGACGATTCCACCCAACCCGGCGGAACTGCTGACCTCAGCGGCTATGAAGGACCTCGTCGCTGCGGTGTCCCACAGGTATCGGTACGTCATCCTCGACACGCCGCCGGTACTGAGCGTGGCCGATGCAAATCTTCTCAGCCCACTGGCCGATGGCACCATCGTCACCGTGGATGCACAGAAAACTCGACGGGTGTCCCTCGCGCAGACCACGAAGATCCTCACAGGCGGCGGCGCGCGGATCCTCGGAACAGTGCTCAACCGGGCGCGGCCGGTGCGGGACCGAGACGGGTACTACTCGGAGACTCGTGGGTGA
- a CDS encoding predicted membrane protein (PFAM: Acyltransferase family): MPRMTVLTAQARMTWMDEVRGTAILLLLLWHASAVPDFFGMPMPEFIRSANAFFLPFRMPTLMLLSGMLLARSMRKPLPRYLAGKLAMVVWPYLVWALIAKLTFLEQPGLPWWHWRAWYATSYLWFLFFIAVYFAAAPLLRRLPAWAPVVLATATGALLPADSMEQRMAYFAIFFFAGHWLAMHPETIQRFARPRTVALLTIPAVGFGAASVLFPEQLQFLIWGAPLSIAGSLVLIGIYSAGSRSSAPRRCLEFLGRSSLIFYVSHFPAMALISFSPLGDSSAILLASVNLFVSLLVGTLLSRWKTTQPICWLFQPPERATSAAESLVALLLPTRSHASREDAAPPRGTAEMGDHPRVSE, from the coding sequence ATGCCGCGAATGACGGTACTGACAGCTCAAGCTCGCATGACCTGGATGGACGAGGTTCGTGGGACCGCGATTCTCCTATTGCTGCTCTGGCATGCCAGTGCCGTCCCGGACTTCTTCGGGATGCCGATGCCGGAGTTCATCCGCTCCGCAAACGCCTTCTTCCTCCCCTTCCGGATGCCGACCCTCATGCTGCTGTCGGGAATGCTTCTCGCGCGGTCCATGCGCAAACCTCTCCCGCGATATCTCGCAGGCAAGCTCGCCATGGTGGTCTGGCCGTACCTCGTGTGGGCGCTGATCGCGAAGCTCACTTTTCTTGAACAACCCGGGCTCCCCTGGTGGCATTGGCGGGCCTGGTACGCGACAAGCTATCTATGGTTCCTGTTCTTCATCGCCGTGTATTTCGCTGCGGCGCCTCTGTTGCGACGACTGCCGGCCTGGGCTCCCGTAGTACTCGCGACAGCGACAGGGGCCCTGCTCCCAGCCGATTCCATGGAGCAGCGGATGGCATACTTCGCAATCTTCTTCTTCGCCGGACATTGGCTCGCAATGCATCCGGAGACGATCCAACGCTTCGCACGGCCCCGCACCGTCGCCCTCCTCACCATCCCCGCGGTCGGCTTCGGCGCAGCTTCGGTCCTCTTCCCCGAGCAGCTCCAATTCCTGATCTGGGGCGCGCCCCTCAGCATCGCCGGCTCTCTTGTGCTGATCGGCATCTACTCCGCCGGCTCCCGATCGAGCGCCCCGCGACGATGCCTCGAGTTCCTGGGACGTTCATCGCTCATCTTCTATGTGAGCCACTTTCCGGCGATGGCACTGATTTCGTTTTCACCCCTGGGAGACTCCAGCGCCATCTTGCTGGCATCGGTCAATCTCTTCGTATCGCTGCTCGTCGGGACCCTGCTCTCGCGCTGGAAGACGACTCAGCCGATCTGCTGGCTGTTCCAGCCGCCCGAGAGGGCCACTTCAGCCGCGGAGTCGCTGGTCGCTCTCTTGCTACCCACCCGCAGCCATGCGTCGCGCGAAGACGCTGCGCCCCCGAGAGGAACCGCTGAGATGGGAGATCACCCACGAGTCTCCGAGTAG